A DNA window from Pseudomonas tohonis contains the following coding sequences:
- a CDS encoding sarcosine oxidase subunit beta family protein produces the protein MQRYSGFGLFKHSLSHHENWQRMWRNPTPKPVYDVIVVGGGGHGLATAYYLAKEFGVKNVAVVEKGWLGGGNTARNTTIVRSNYLWDESAHLYEHAMKLWENLSQDLNYNVMYSARGVYNLCHTLQDLRDSERRVSANRLNGIDGELLDARQVAEEIPYLDCSKNTRYPVLGSTVQRRGGVARHDAVAWGYARAADALGVDLLQNTEVIGFRKQDGVVIGVETNRGFIGAKRVGVVTAGNSGHMAKLAGFRLPLESHPLQALVSEPIKPVIHSVIMSNAVHGYISQSDKGDLVIGAGIDGYNGYGQRGSYPTIEHTLQAIVEMFPVLSRVRMNRQWGGIVDTTPDACPIIAKTPVKNLFFNCGWGTGGFKATPGSGHVFAASLAKGEMHPLAKPFSIERFHNGALIDEHGAAAVAH, from the coding sequence ATGCAACGTTATTCCGGCTTCGGCCTGTTCAAGCATTCCCTGAGCCACCACGAGAACTGGCAGCGCATGTGGCGCAACCCCACGCCCAAGCCGGTCTATGACGTGATCGTGGTCGGCGGCGGCGGTCATGGCCTGGCCACGGCCTACTACCTGGCCAAGGAATTCGGCGTGAAGAACGTCGCAGTGGTCGAGAAGGGCTGGCTGGGCGGCGGCAACACCGCGCGCAACACCACCATCGTCCGCTCCAACTACCTGTGGGACGAGTCGGCGCACCTCTACGAGCATGCGATGAAGCTCTGGGAGAACCTCTCCCAGGACCTCAACTACAACGTCATGTATTCCGCCCGTGGCGTCTACAACCTGTGCCACACGCTGCAGGACCTGCGCGACTCCGAGCGCCGCGTGAGCGCCAACCGCCTCAACGGCATCGATGGCGAGCTGCTGGACGCCAGGCAGGTGGCCGAGGAGATCCCCTACCTCGACTGCAGCAAGAACACCCGCTACCCGGTCCTCGGCTCCACCGTGCAGCGCCGTGGCGGCGTGGCCCGCCATGACGCCGTGGCCTGGGGCTATGCCCGCGCCGCCGACGCCCTGGGCGTCGACCTGCTGCAGAACACCGAAGTGATCGGCTTCCGCAAGCAGGACGGCGTGGTGATCGGCGTCGAGACCAACCGCGGCTTCATCGGCGCCAAGCGCGTCGGCGTGGTCACCGCCGGCAACTCCGGGCACATGGCCAAGCTCGCCGGCTTCCGCCTGCCGCTGGAATCCCACCCGCTGCAGGCGCTGGTATCCGAGCCGATCAAGCCGGTCATCCACAGCGTGATCATGTCCAACGCCGTGCATGGCTACATCAGCCAGTCCGACAAGGGCGACCTGGTCATCGGTGCCGGCATCGACGGCTACAACGGCTACGGCCAGCGCGGCTCCTACCCGACCATCGAGCACACCCTGCAGGCCATCGTCGAGATGTTCCCGGTGCTCTCGCGCGTGCGCATGAACCGCCAGTGGGGCGGCATCGTCGACACCACTCCCGACGCCTGCCCGATCATCGCCAAGACGCCGGTGAAGAACCTGTTCTTCAACTGCGGCTGGGGCACCGGCGGCTTCAAGGCCACCCCCGGTTCCGGCCACGTGTTCGCGGCGAGCCTGGCCAAGGGCGAGATGCACCCGCTGGCCAAGCCCTTCTCCATCGAACGTTTCCACAACGGCGCACTGATCGACGAGCACGGCGCCGCTGCCGTGGCTCACTAA
- a CDS encoding sarcosine oxidase subunit delta, producing the protein MLHIFCPHCGELRSEEEFHAKGQAHIPRPLDPNACTDEQWGDYIFFRDNPRGIHHELWVHAAGCRKYFNVTRHTVTYEILETYKVGERPAITDAGTQEKKAVDQGVTA; encoded by the coding sequence ATGCTGCACATCTTCTGCCCCCACTGTGGCGAGCTGCGCTCCGAAGAGGAATTCCACGCCAAGGGCCAGGCGCACATCCCGCGCCCGCTGGACCCCAACGCCTGCACCGACGAGCAGTGGGGCGACTACATCTTCTTCCGCGACAACCCGCGCGGCATCCACCACGAGCTGTGGGTGCACGCGGCCGGCTGCCGCAAGTACTTCAACGTCACCCGCCACACCGTGACCTACGAAATCCTCGAGACCTACAAGGTCGGTGAGCGCCCTGCCATCACCGACGCCGGGACCCAGGAGAAGAAAGCCGTGGACCAAGGAGTAACGGCATGA
- a CDS encoding sarcosine oxidase subunit alpha: MSQPNRLSKGGRIDRSQPLTFTFNGQSYQGYAGDSLAAALLANGVDIVGRSFKYSRPRGIVAAGAEEPNAILQIGSTPATQVPNVRATQQALYAGLVAGSTNGWPSVNTDLMGILGKVGGQMMPPGFYYKTFMYPQNLWLTYEKYIRKAAGLGRAPTETDPDIYDHMNRHCDVLVVGAGPAGLAAALAAGRSGARVILADEQEEFGGSLLDTRETLDGKPAAEWVAQAIAELEKLPEVTLLPRATVNGYHDHNFLTIHQRLTDHLGETAPMGQARHRVHRVRAKRVVLAAGAHERPLVYSNNDVPGNMLAGAVSTYVRRYGVAPGKELVLSTNNDYAYRLVLDWLDAGQKVVAVADARSNPRGAWVEEARARGVRILTGSAVIEARGSKRVTGARICAIDVKAHKVTSPGEVVDCDLIASSGGYSPVVHLASHLGGKPTWREDILAFVPGEGGFQKRICAGAVNGVFALGDTLADGFEAGAKAAAEAGFKEVTGTLPKAEKRHEEATLALFQVPHDKSTARAPKQFVDLQNDVTSAGIELATREGFESVEHVKRYTALGFGTDQGKLGNINGLAIAARSLGISIPEMGTTMFRPNYTPVAFGAVAGRHCGHLFEPKRYTAMQRWHLANGAEFEDVGQWKRPWYFPRNGEDLHAAVARECKAVRESVGILDASTLGKIDIQGPDAREFLNRVYTNAWTKLDVGKARYGLMCKEDGMVMDDGVTACLADNHFLMTTTTGGAARIFEWLEIYHQTEWPELKVYFTSVTDHWATMTLSGPNSRKLLAEVTDIDLDKDAFPFMSWKEGLVGGVPARVFRISFTGELSYEVNVQADYAAGVWEKLIEAGKKYNLTPYGTETMHVLRAEKGFIIVGQDTDGSVTPDDLDMGWAVGRNKSFSWIGWRGMNREDCLREDRKQLVGLKPLDPNKVLPEGSQLVFDPKQSIPMTMVGHVTSSYMSAAMGYSFALAVVRGGLKRMGQKVFAPLADGSVIEAEIVSSVFYDPKGERQNV; the protein is encoded by the coding sequence ATGAGCCAGCCCAACCGTCTTTCCAAGGGTGGCCGCATCGACCGCAGCCAGCCCCTGACCTTCACCTTCAACGGGCAGAGCTACCAGGGCTACGCCGGCGACAGCCTGGCCGCCGCGCTGCTGGCCAACGGCGTCGACATCGTCGGCCGCAGCTTCAAGTACTCCCGTCCGCGCGGCATCGTCGCCGCCGGTGCCGAAGAGCCCAATGCCATCCTGCAGATCGGCTCCACGCCCGCCACCCAGGTACCCAACGTGCGCGCCACCCAGCAGGCGCTCTACGCCGGGCTGGTGGCCGGCAGCACCAACGGCTGGCCGAGCGTCAACACCGACCTGATGGGCATTCTCGGCAAGGTCGGCGGGCAGATGATGCCGCCCGGGTTCTACTACAAGACCTTCATGTACCCGCAGAACCTCTGGCTGACCTACGAGAAGTACATCCGCAAGGCCGCCGGCCTCGGTCGCGCGCCGACCGAGACTGACCCCGACATCTACGACCACATGAACCGCCACTGCGACGTGCTGGTGGTGGGTGCCGGCCCCGCGGGCCTGGCCGCCGCCCTGGCCGCTGGCCGCAGTGGTGCGCGGGTGATCCTCGCCGACGAACAGGAAGAATTCGGCGGCAGCCTGCTCGACACCCGCGAGACCCTCGACGGCAAGCCCGCCGCCGAATGGGTGGCGCAGGCCATCGCCGAACTCGAGAAGCTGCCGGAAGTGACCCTGCTGCCGCGCGCCACGGTCAACGGCTACCACGACCACAACTTCCTCACCATCCACCAGCGCCTCACCGATCACCTCGGCGAGACCGCGCCCATGGGCCAGGCCCGCCATCGCGTGCACCGCGTCCGTGCCAAGCGCGTGGTGCTGGCCGCCGGTGCCCACGAGCGCCCGCTGGTGTATTCGAACAACGACGTGCCGGGCAACATGCTCGCCGGCGCCGTCTCCACCTACGTGCGCCGCTACGGCGTGGCGCCGGGCAAGGAGCTGGTGCTGTCCACCAACAACGACTACGCCTACCGCCTGGTGCTGGACTGGCTCGACGCCGGGCAGAAAGTGGTCGCCGTGGCCGACGCCCGGAGCAACCCCCGTGGCGCCTGGGTCGAAGAAGCCCGCGCCCGTGGCGTGCGCATCCTCACCGGCAGCGCCGTGATCGAGGCCCGTGGCAGCAAGCGCGTGACCGGTGCACGCATCTGCGCCATCGACGTCAAGGCGCACAAGGTCACCAGCCCCGGCGAGGTGGTCGACTGCGACCTGATCGCCAGCTCCGGCGGCTACAGCCCCGTGGTGCACCTGGCCTCCCACCTGGGCGGCAAGCCCACCTGGCGCGAGGACATCCTGGCCTTCGTGCCGGGCGAGGGCGGCTTCCAGAAGCGCATCTGCGCCGGCGCCGTGAACGGCGTGTTCGCCCTGGGGGACACCCTGGCCGATGGCTTCGAGGCGGGCGCCAAGGCGGCCGCCGAGGCCGGCTTCAAGGAAGTCACCGGTACCCTGCCGAAGGCCGAGAAGCGCCACGAGGAGGCCACCCTGGCGCTGTTCCAGGTGCCCCACGACAAGTCCACCGCCCGTGCGCCGAAGCAGTTCGTCGACCTGCAGAACGACGTCACTTCCGCCGGCATCGAGCTGGCGACCCGCGAGGGCTTCGAGTCGGTCGAGCACGTCAAGCGCTACACCGCGCTGGGCTTCGGCACCGACCAGGGCAAGCTGGGCAACATCAACGGCCTGGCCATCGCCGCCCGTTCGCTGGGCATCAGCATCCCGGAAATGGGCACCACCATGTTCCGCCCGAACTACACCCCCGTGGCCTTCGGCGCCGTCGCCGGCCGCCACTGCGGGCACCTGTTCGAGCCCAAGCGCTACACCGCCATGCAGCGCTGGCACCTGGCCAATGGCGCCGAGTTCGAGGACGTCGGCCAGTGGAAGCGCCCCTGGTACTTCCCCAGGAATGGCGAGGACCTGCACGCCGCCGTGGCCCGCGAGTGCAAGGCCGTGCGCGAGAGCGTGGGCATCCTCGACGCGTCCACCCTGGGCAAGATCGACATCCAGGGCCCGGACGCCCGCGAGTTCCTCAACCGCGTCTACACCAACGCCTGGACCAAGCTGGACGTGGGCAAGGCCCGCTACGGCCTGATGTGCAAGGAAGACGGCATGGTGATGGACGACGGCGTGACCGCCTGCCTCGCCGACAACCACTTCCTGATGACCACCACCACCGGCGGTGCCGCGCGCATCTTCGAATGGCTGGAGATCTACCACCAGACCGAATGGCCGGAGCTCAAGGTGTACTTCACCTCGGTCACCGACCACTGGGCCACCATGACCCTGTCCGGCCCCAACAGCCGCAAGCTGCTGGCCGAGGTCACCGACATCGACCTGGACAAGGACGCCTTCCCCTTCATGAGCTGGAAGGAAGGCCTGGTCGGCGGCGTGCCGGCGCGGGTGTTCCGCATCTCCTTCACCGGCGAGCTGTCCTACGAGGTCAACGTCCAGGCCGACTACGCCGCCGGCGTCTGGGAAAAGCTCATCGAGGCCGGCAAGAAGTACAACCTCACCCCCTACGGCACCGAGACCATGCACGTGCTGCGGGCCGAGAAGGGTTTCATCATCGTCGGCCAGGACACCGACGGCTCCGTCACGCCGGATGATCTCGACATGGGCTGGGCGGTCGGTCGCAACAAGAGCTTCTCCTGGATCGGCTGGCGCGGCATGAACCGCGAGGACTGCCTGCGCGAAGACCGCAAGCAGCTGGTGGGCCTCAAGCCCCTGGACCCGAACAAGGTGCTGCCGGAAGGCTCGCAGCTGGTGTTCGACCCGAAGCAGTCGATCCCCATGACCATGGTCGGCCACGTTACCTCCAGCTACATGAGCGCGGCGATGGGGTATTCCTTCGCCCTCGCGGTGGTGCGGGGCGGCCTCAAGCGCATGGGCCAGAAGGTCTTCGCCCCGCTGGCGGACGGCAGCGTGATCGAGGCGGAGATCGTCAGCTCGGTGTTCTACGACCCGAAAGGGGAGCGCCAGAATGTTTAA
- a CDS encoding sarcosine oxidase subunit gamma produces the protein MSAVNVYKQRPDELAGESPLFHAGLDELAGKGALGKPGGAGVTLREKKLLGHLVLRGDARDPAFAGGVHKALGLELPVALTLVASGETSLQWLSPDEWLLILPRGEEFAAEQRLREALAGLHHAVINVSGGQTVLELSGPKVREVLMKSTPYDVHPSNFPVGKAVGTTFAKSQLVIRHTGEETWELLIRRSFSDYFWLWLQDASAEYGLAIKA, from the coding sequence ATGAGCGCAGTGAACGTGTACAAGCAGCGTCCGGACGAACTGGCCGGCGAGTCGCCGCTGTTCCATGCCGGGCTCGACGAGCTGGCCGGTAAGGGCGCCCTGGGCAAGCCCGGCGGTGCCGGCGTCACCCTGCGCGAGAAGAAGCTGCTCGGGCACCTGGTGCTGCGTGGCGATGCCCGTGACCCGGCCTTCGCCGGTGGCGTGCACAAGGCCCTGGGGCTGGAGTTGCCCGTGGCGCTGACCCTGGTGGCCAGCGGCGAGACGTCCCTGCAATGGCTGTCGCCGGACGAGTGGCTGCTGATCCTCCCCCGTGGCGAGGAGTTCGCCGCCGAGCAGCGCCTGCGTGAAGCCCTGGCGGGGCTGCACCACGCGGTGATCAACGTCAGCGGCGGGCAGACCGTGCTCGAGCTGAGCGGACCCAAGGTGCGCGAGGTGCTGATGAAGTCCACGCCCTACGACGTGCACCCGAGCAACTTCCCGGTGGGCAAGGCGGTGGGCACCACCTTCGCCAAGTCGCAACTGGTGATCCGCCACACTGGCGAGGAAACCTGGGAACTGCTGATCCGCCGCAGCTTCTCGGACTACTTCTGGCTCTGGCTGCAGGACGCCAGCGCCGAGTACGGGCTGGCGATCAAGGCCTGA
- the purU gene encoding formyltetrahydrofolate deformylase, translated as MSRTPDTWILTAHCPSVLGTVDAVTRFLYEQRCYVTEHHSFDDRLSARFFIRIEFRQPDGFEEQAFRAALAERVAPFDMQVELTPPSYRAKVVLMVSKADHCLNDLLYRQRIGQLAMDVVAVVSNHPDLEPLARWHDIPYHHFPLDPNDKPAQERRVLQVIEETGAELVVLARYMQVLSPELCRRLDGWAINIHHSLLPGFKGAKPYHQAYQKGVKLVGATAHYINNDLDEGPIIAQGVEPVDHAHYPEDLIAKGRDIECLTLAKAVGLHIERRVFLNANRTVVL; from the coding sequence ATGAGCCGCACCCCAGACACCTGGATCCTCACCGCCCACTGCCCCAGCGTGCTGGGCACCGTGGACGCGGTGACGCGCTTCCTCTACGAGCAGCGCTGCTACGTCACCGAGCACCATTCCTTCGATGACCGGCTCTCCGCGCGTTTCTTCATCCGCATCGAGTTCCGCCAGCCCGACGGCTTCGAGGAGCAGGCCTTCCGCGCCGCCCTGGCCGAGCGCGTGGCGCCCTTCGACATGCAGGTCGAACTGACCCCGCCGAGCTACCGCGCCAAGGTGGTGCTGATGGTGAGCAAGGCCGACCACTGCCTGAACGACCTGCTCTACCGCCAGCGCATCGGCCAGCTGGCCATGGACGTGGTGGCGGTGGTGTCCAACCACCCCGACCTGGAGCCCCTGGCGCGCTGGCACGACATCCCCTACCACCATTTCCCCCTCGACCCCAACGACAAGCCCGCCCAGGAGCGGCGCGTCCTGCAGGTGATCGAGGAGACCGGCGCCGAACTGGTGGTGCTCGCCCGCTACATGCAGGTGCTGTCCCCCGAGCTGTGCCGCCGCCTGGACGGCTGGGCGATCAACATCCACCACTCGCTGCTGCCCGGCTTCAAGGGCGCCAAGCCCTACCACCAGGCGTACCAGAAGGGCGTGAAGCTGGTGGGGGCCACGGCCCACTACATCAACAACGACCTCGACGAGGGCCCGATCATCGCCCAGGGCGTGGAGCCGGTGGACCACGCCCATTACCCCGAGGACCTAATCGCCAAGGGCCGCGACATCGAGTGCCTGACCCTGGCCAAGGCCGTGGGCCTGCACATCGAGCGCCGGGTGTTCCTCAACGCCAACCGCACCGTGGTGCTCTGA
- the fdhA gene encoding formaldehyde dehydrogenase, glutathione-independent produces MSGNRGVVYLGAGKVEVQKIDYPKMQDPRGRKIEHGVILRVVSTNICGSDQHMVRGRTTAQVGLVLGHEITGEVIEKGSDVENLKIGDLVSVPFNVACGRCRSCKEMHTGVCLTVNPARAGGAYGYVDMGDWTGGQAEYVLVPYADFNLLKLPDRDKAMEKIRDLTCLSDILPTGYHGAVTAGVGPGSTVYVAGAGPVGLAAAASARLLGAAVVIVGDVNPVRLAHAKAQGFEIADLSKDTPLHEQIAALLGEPEVDCAVDAVGFEARGHGHAGAQHEAPATVLNSLMGVVRVAGKIGIPGLYVTEDPGAVDAAAKLGSLSIRFGLGWAKSHSFHTGQTPVMKYNRQLMQAIMWDRINIAEVVGVQVISLDDAPRGYGEFDAGVPKKFVIDPHKLFSAA; encoded by the coding sequence ATGTCTGGTAATCGTGGTGTCGTCTATCTCGGCGCAGGCAAGGTCGAGGTACAGAAGATCGACTATCCCAAGATGCAGGACCCGCGCGGTCGCAAGATCGAGCACGGGGTCATCCTGCGCGTGGTATCCACCAATATCTGCGGCTCGGACCAGCACATGGTGCGCGGCCGTACCACCGCCCAGGTCGGCCTGGTGCTCGGCCACGAGATCACCGGCGAGGTGATCGAGAAGGGCAGCGACGTCGAGAACCTGAAGATCGGCGACCTGGTCTCCGTGCCCTTCAACGTCGCCTGCGGCCGCTGCCGTTCCTGCAAGGAAATGCACACCGGCGTCTGCCTCACCGTCAACCCGGCCCGTGCCGGCGGCGCCTACGGCTACGTCGACATGGGCGACTGGACCGGCGGCCAGGCCGAGTACGTGCTGGTGCCCTATGCCGACTTCAACCTGCTGAAGCTGCCTGACCGCGACAAGGCCATGGAGAAGATCCGCGACCTGACCTGCCTCTCCGACATCCTGCCCACCGGCTACCACGGCGCGGTCACCGCCGGCGTCGGCCCGGGCTCCACCGTCTACGTCGCCGGTGCCGGCCCGGTCGGCCTCGCCGCTGCCGCGTCCGCGCGCCTGCTGGGTGCCGCGGTGGTCATAGTCGGCGACGTCAACCCGGTACGCCTGGCCCACGCCAAGGCCCAGGGCTTCGAGATCGCCGACCTGTCCAAGGACACCCCGCTGCACGAGCAGATCGCCGCCCTGCTGGGCGAGCCGGAAGTGGATTGCGCAGTGGACGCCGTGGGCTTCGAAGCACGAGGCCATGGCCATGCCGGTGCCCAGCACGAAGCGCCGGCCACGGTGCTCAACTCGCTGATGGGGGTGGTGCGCGTCGCCGGCAAGATCGGCATCCCCGGCCTCTACGTCACCGAGGACCCGGGCGCGGTGGACGCCGCCGCCAAGCTGGGCAGCCTGAGCATCCGCTTCGGCCTCGGCTGGGCCAAGTCGCACAGCTTCCACACCGGCCAGACCCCGGTGATGAAGTACAACCGCCAACTCATGCAGGCGATCATGTGGGACCGCATCAACATCGCCGAAGTGGTCGGCGTGCAGGTGATCAGCCTGGACGATGCGCCCCGTGGCTACGGCGAGTTCGACGCCGGCGTGCCGAAGAAATTCGTCATCGACCCGCACAAGCTGTTCAGCGCCGCCTGA
- the betT gene encoding choline transporter BetT — translation MNTPVLLGSAGFVLIFGLVVAIFTEQAGAWLLQAQAWAANSVGWYYLLAMTLYLVFVVVTALSGYGKIKLGADHDEPEFSYLSWAGMLFAAGISITLFFFCVSEPLTHLLQPPQGEAGGPEAARQAMQLLFLHWGLHGWGVFALVAMALAYFAYRHNLPLALRSALYPLIGKRINGPIGYTVDAFGIIATVFGLGADMGFGVLHLNAGLDYLFGIPHNQWIQVLLIALMMGAAVLVAVSGVEKGVRVMSDVNMLLACSLLLFVLFAGPTQHLLNMLVQNVGDYLSAVPAKSFDLYAWNSPSGWLGDWTVFYWAWWIAWAPFVGLFIARISRGRTIREFVFGVLFIPLGFTLAWMSIFGNSALELVLDHGMTELAVGAIEDPSMVIYKLLETYPWSRTVIAVTVFVSFVFFVTSADSGTVVLSTLSARGGEEGEDGPKWLRVFWGAMTALITSGLLFAGSIDALKSAVVLTSLPFSLILLLMMWGLHKAFYLESQRQRARLHSLAPLDQRPRKGGWRQRLSQVVHFPSRDEVYRFMEQQVRPAMEAVAEQFREKSLRVETELDPANASLSLEVGHGEETPFLYRVVMRGYFTPSFAVAGLDARNLRNRRYYRAEVHLAEGSQDYDLVGYSREQIINDMLDQYERHLQFLHLVR, via the coding sequence ATGAACACGCCCGTCCTGCTGGGATCGGCGGGCTTCGTCCTGATCTTCGGCCTGGTGGTCGCGATCTTCACCGAGCAGGCCGGTGCCTGGTTGCTGCAGGCCCAGGCCTGGGCCGCCAACAGCGTGGGCTGGTACTACCTGCTGGCCATGACCCTGTACCTGGTGTTCGTGGTCGTCACCGCGCTGTCCGGCTACGGCAAGATCAAGCTCGGCGCCGACCACGACGAGCCGGAATTCAGCTACCTGTCCTGGGCCGGCATGCTGTTCGCCGCCGGCATCAGCATCACCCTGTTCTTCTTCTGCGTCTCCGAGCCGCTGACCCACCTGCTGCAACCGCCGCAGGGCGAGGCCGGCGGGCCCGAGGCCGCGCGCCAGGCGATGCAGTTGCTGTTCCTGCACTGGGGCCTGCACGGCTGGGGCGTGTTCGCCCTGGTGGCGATGGCCCTGGCCTATTTCGCCTACCGCCACAACCTGCCGCTGGCGCTGCGCTCGGCGCTCTACCCGCTGATCGGCAAGCGCATCAACGGCCCCATCGGCTACACGGTGGACGCCTTCGGCATCATCGCCACGGTGTTCGGCCTGGGCGCGGACATGGGCTTCGGCGTGCTGCACCTGAACGCAGGCCTCGACTACCTGTTCGGCATCCCCCACAACCAGTGGATTCAGGTGCTGCTGATCGCCCTGATGATGGGCGCGGCGGTGCTGGTGGCGGTGAGCGGCGTGGAGAAGGGCGTGCGGGTGATGTCCGACGTCAACATGCTGCTGGCCTGCTCGCTGCTGCTGTTCGTGCTCTTCGCCGGACCCACCCAGCACCTGCTTAACATGCTGGTGCAGAACGTCGGCGACTACCTCAGCGCCGTGCCGGCCAAGAGCTTCGACCTCTATGCCTGGAACAGCCCCTCCGGCTGGCTGGGCGACTGGACGGTGTTCTACTGGGCCTGGTGGATCGCCTGGGCCCCCTTCGTGGGGCTGTTCATCGCGCGCATCTCGCGCGGGCGCACCATCCGCGAGTTCGTCTTCGGCGTGCTGTTCATCCCCCTCGGCTTCACCCTGGCGTGGATGTCGATCTTCGGCAACAGCGCGCTGGAACTGGTGCTCGACCACGGCATGACCGAGCTCGCCGTCGGCGCCATCGAAGACCCGTCGATGGTGATCTACAAGCTGCTGGAGACCTACCCGTGGAGCCGCACGGTGATCGCCGTGACGGTGTTCGTCAGCTTCGTGTTCTTCGTCACCTCCGCCGATTCCGGCACCGTGGTGCTCTCGACCCTCTCCGCACGCGGCGGCGAGGAAGGCGAGGACGGGCCCAAGTGGCTGCGGGTGTTCTGGGGCGCGATGACCGCCCTGATCACCAGCGGGCTGTTGTTCGCCGGCAGCATCGACGCCCTGAAGTCGGCGGTGGTGCTGACCTCCCTGCCCTTCTCGCTGATCCTCCTGCTGATGATGTGGGGCCTGCACAAGGCCTTCTACCTGGAGTCCCAGCGCCAGCGCGCGCGCCTGCATTCCCTGGCGCCGCTGGACCAGCGTCCGCGCAAGGGCGGCTGGCGCCAGCGCCTCAGCCAGGTCGTGCACTTCCCCTCGCGGGACGAGGTGTACCGCTTCATGGAGCAGCAGGTGCGCCCGGCCATGGAGGCGGTCGCCGAGCAGTTCCGCGAGAAGTCGCTGCGGGTGGAGACCGAGCTGGACCCGGCCAACGCCAGCCTCAGCCTGGAGGTCGGCCACGGCGAGGAAACGCCCTTCCTCTACCGGGTGGTGATGCGTGGCTACTTCACGCCCTCCTTCGCCGTCGCCGGGCTGGACGCGCGCAACCTGCGCAACCGCCGCTACTACCGCGCCGAGGTGCACCTGGCCGAAGGCAGCCAGGACTATGACCTGGTGGGCTACAGCCGCGAGCAGATCATCAACGACATGCTCGACCAGTACGAACGGCACCTGCAGTTCCTGCACCTGGTGCGCTAG
- a CDS encoding acyltransferase, with protein MRALLTGITTILLILINTLVLIGPMLLIALLKLVLPGQALKDACSRAVMWIAETWAENDKRIFALLTPTAWDIRGGDGLRGDTSYLVVSNHQSWVDIPALVQAFNRKTPYFKFFLKKELIWVPFIGLAFWALDYPFMKRYSKAFLDKHPEMKGKDLEITKAACEKFKRLPVTVVNYLEGTRFTPAKQAQQSSPYRHLLKPKAGGVAFVLAALGEQLDAMLDVTLIYPGKEVPGFWALVSGQVPRVIVDIQTRDIDPSLWQGDYENDPQFRQHIQDWVTRLWAEKDARIEQLRGELQG; from the coding sequence ATGCGGGCGCTGCTGACCGGTATCACCACCATCCTGCTCATCCTGATCAACACCCTGGTTTTGATCGGCCCCATGCTGCTGATCGCCCTGCTGAAGCTCGTGCTGCCGGGCCAGGCCCTCAAGGACGCCTGTTCCCGCGCGGTGATGTGGATCGCCGAGACCTGGGCCGAGAACGACAAGCGCATCTTCGCCCTGCTCACCCCCACCGCCTGGGACATCCGTGGCGGCGACGGCCTGCGCGGCGACACCTCCTACCTGGTGGTCTCCAACCACCAGTCGTGGGTGGACATCCCCGCGCTGGTGCAGGCCTTCAACCGCAAGACGCCCTATTTCAAGTTCTTCCTCAAGAAGGAGCTGATCTGGGTGCCCTTCATAGGCCTCGCCTTCTGGGCGCTGGACTACCCCTTCATGAAGCGCTACTCCAAGGCCTTCCTCGACAAGCACCCGGAGATGAAGGGCAAGGACCTGGAGATCACCAAGGCCGCCTGCGAGAAGTTCAAGCGCCTGCCGGTGACCGTGGTGAACTACCTCGAGGGCACGCGCTTCACCCCGGCCAAGCAGGCCCAGCAATCCTCGCCCTATCGCCACCTGCTCAAGCCCAAGGCCGGCGGCGTCGCCTTCGTGCTCGCCGCCCTGGGCGAGCAGCTCGATGCCATGCTCGACGTCACCCTGATCTACCCCGGCAAGGAGGTGCCCGGCTTCTGGGCCCTGGTGTCCGGCCAGGTGCCCCGGGTCATCGTCGACATCCAGACCCGCGACATCGACCCCTCGCTGTGGCAGGGCGACTACGAGAACGACCCGCAATTCCGCCAGCACATCCAGGACTGGGTGACCCGCCTCTGGGCCGAGAAGGACGCGCGCATCGAACAGCTGCGCGGTGAACTGCAGGGCTGA